A single region of the Drosophila takahashii strain IR98-3 E-12201 chromosome 2R, DtakHiC1v2, whole genome shotgun sequence genome encodes:
- the stj gene encoding voltage-dependent calcium channel subunit alpha-2/delta-3 isoform X6 — MAWSRLLAWWRLCLGLLSVLVCLAPCVNLQPSENINYNLVHSWADKLGMELFHLGDFITRRKEVQESFKDAKVVSRNGASIVDSMAKEIEMMMDLKVSAVRRIMDTAENTALSHQNDMADKMFSYYSAKEMLEPGDPVPPIPTPAPDMDKDIGEPLIYVQPKVVVLEPRPEFHNTPVNFSVSSVHVPVNVFDRAPDVIKAIQWSENLDQIFRDNYKNDPTLSWQFFGSSTGFMRQFPASKWRKDVPVDLYDCRLRSWYMEAATSPKDIVILMDGSGSMLGQRLDIAKHVVNTILDTLGTNDFVNIFTFDKEVSPVVPCFEDTLIQANLGNIRELKEGIESFKPKSIANYTAALTKAFELLEETKLSSRGAQCNQAIMIIGDGAPENNREVFELHNWRDPPYKPVRVFTYLIGKEVANWDDIRWMACENQGYYVHLSDTAEVREMVLNYIPVMARPLVLGRHDHPVIWSQVYADIEDTKLSDYLWDINQCEYQKADVLEYWQVHDRMLEPSEMHRRKYRRMKETWNQPVDSNVYQFMTTVSMPIYDRRENANITEEVLINEALWELQTRETRIANILGVAGTDVPINEIKKLLSPFTLGVNGYAFIVTNNGYVLFHPDFRPIFQGYILKPSYNSVDMIEVELLDDDRSARDFNPVLMTIRDSIINQSTGSKWMLVKNHFDEMKRVARIKRQYYWTAIKKTPFTLVISYPEQYGVSHMDIRADQEIHRISIKGTNLRSVFSGKRWKIHPDWLFCKHSNRTFKTPEIELLYFLERMSEPGWRWPGSRSALPPEHAAAMFCDRQLMQALVFDARVTGWFSNNTSFNSKDDKGNEFKQRFGVTVAFLATHSGLTRWHEFHSNAAEESGVGETFSQNNTRAIDEIWYKRAVDQHFVREESFVYSVPFDAGESNSEILVTASHAVFHNEGGKTAPAAVVGFQFQHSALYKLFHNITGNACAVDDKDCYILDNNGYVVISTRVHETGRFFGEVNGAIMKRLLEENVYKQVTVYDYQAVCFESKNDNNASSMLLSPLFHLLRVGKWLLHTALWYIVQLLQWAPGVSSHYADMYGDSNDTEPPPPEPHPEHHARNGNGHGKKDDDHWLRYLTLHRTRLKPCDMKRELYTLFKEKDNVVYNMTAHACERPFVVLPIPFSNLILLVIDQLCPRDGTVVLTVNPQPIDYHLSVNDSLACYKQAREFNRQRPHSCISRHANESGIKLCGKACSVYANLGLLLLCHILSRWL; from the exons ATGGCCTGGTCGCGACTCCTGGCCTGGTGGCGCCTCTGCCTGGGCCTGCTCTCCGTCTTGGTCTGTTTGGCACCGTGCGTCAATCTGCAGCCCTCCGAGAACATCAACTATAATCT CGTTCATTCGTGGGCCGACAAACTGGGCATGGAGCTGTTTCATCTGGGCGATTTCATCACCAGGCGCAAGGAGGTGCAAGAG AGTTTCAAGGATGCGAAAGTTGTGTCGCGCAATGGCGCCTCCATTGTCGATTCGATGGCCAAGGAAATCGAAATGATGATGGACCTCAAAGTCAGTGCAGTGAGG CGGATTATGGACACGGCTGAGAATACGGCTCTGTCGCATCAGAATGATATGGCGGATAAGATGTTCTCCTACTACAGTGCCAAGGAAATGCTGGAGCCCGGCGATCCCGTACCGCCCATACCCACCCCGGCGCCCGATATGGACAAGGACATAGGCGAACCGCTAATCTACGTCCAGCCGAAGGTGGTGGTCCTGGAACCCCGACCGGAGTTTCACAACACACCGGTCAACTTCAGCGTCAGCTCGGTCCACGTGCCCGTCAATGTGTTTGATCGAG CACCGGATGTGATCAAAGCAATTCAGTGGTCGGAGAATTTGGATCAGATATTCCGCGACAATTACAAGAACGATCCGACATTGTCGTGGCAATTCTTTGGCAGTTCGACTGGCTTTATGCGTCAATTCCCTGCATCGAAGTGGCGAAAGGACGTACCGGTCGATCTATACGATTGCCGACTACGCTCCTGGTACATGGAGGCGGCGACGAGTCCGAAGGATATTGTTATCCTGATGGATGGATCCGGTTCAATGTTGGGACAGAGGCTAGATATCGCAAAGCATGTTGTCAATACGATACTCGATACATTAGGTACAAATGACTTTGTGAACATCTTCACCTTTGATAAGGAAGTGAGCCCAGTCGTCCCATGTTTCGAAGACACACTGATTCAA GCGAATCTGGGCAACATACGTGAACTGAAAGAAGGGATTGAATCGTTTAAACCCAAATCGATCGCCAATTATACCGCTGCATTGACAAAGGCATTCGAGCTATTGGAAGAGACCAAGTTGAGTTCGCGCGGGGCGCAGTGCAATCAGGCGATCATGATCATTGGCGACGGGGCGCCCGAGAACAATCGCGAGGTCTTCGAGTTGCACAATTGGCGGGACCCGCCGTACAAGCCGGTCCGAGTGTTCACCTACCTGATTGGCAAGGAGGTGGCCAATTGGGATGATATACGGTGGATGGCGTGCGAGAATCAGGGCTACTACGTCCACCTTAGCGATACAGCCGAGGTGCGTGAGATGGTCCTGAATTACATACCGGTTATGGCCAGGCCGCTCGTCTTGGGCAGGCACGATCACCCGGTGATTTGGTCGCAGGTCTATGCGGACATCGAG GACACAAAACTCTCCGACTATCTGTGGGACATCAACCAGTGCGAGTACCAAAAGGCCGACGTCCTCGAGTATTGGCAGGTGCACGACCGGATGCTGGAGCCCAGCGAAATGCACCGCCGGAAGTACAGACGGATGAAGGAG ACCTGGAACCAACCTGTGGACTCGAATGTGTACCAGTTCATGACCACCGTCTCGATGCCCATCTACGATCGGCGTGAGAATGCG AATATCACCGAAGaagttttaataaatgaaGCACTCTGGGAATTGCAAACACGTGAG ACTAGGATTGCGAATATACTGGGCGTGGCCGGCACAGATGTGCCtataaatgaaatcaaaaagcTGCTGTCGCCATTTACG CTTGGCGTGAATGGCTATGCGTTTATAGTAACCAACAATGGTTATGTACTATTCCATCCAGACTTTCGTCCAATT TTCCAAGGCTACATATTAAAGCCATCATACAATAGCGTTGACATGATTGAAGTCGAGCTGTTGGATGACGATCGGTCCGCCAGAGACTTTAATCCAGTGCTGATGACG ATAAGAGATTCCATAATCAATCAGTCGACAGGCAGCAAATGGATGTTGGTCAAAAATCATTTCGATGAAATG aaacgGGTGGCTCGCATAAAGCGACAATACTATTGGACGGCCATCAAGAAGACCCCCTTCACTCTGGTAATTTCCTATCCAGAACAGTATGGCGTGAGCCACATGGACATTCGAGCTGACCAGGAGATCCATCGCATCTCCATAAAGGGCACAAACTTACGCAGCGTCTTCAGTGGCAAGCGATGGAAAATACATCCCGATTG GCTATTTTGCAAGCACAGCAACAGGACATTCAAAACGCCAGAGATTGAACTGCTGTACTTTCTCGAGCGTATGTCTGAGCCTGGCTGGCGATGGCCGGGAAGTCGTAGCGCTTTGCCCCCGGAACACGCGGCCGCCATGTTCT GCGATCGACAGCTGATGCAGGCCTTGGTCTTCGATGCCCGAGTCACCGGGTGGTTCTCCAACAACACCAGCTTCAACTCCAAGGACGACAAGGG AAATGAATTCAAGCAGCGCTTTGGCGTCACCGTCGCCTTTTTGGCCACCCACAGTGGCCTCACCCGCTGGCACGAGTTCCACTCAAATGCTGCCGAGGAATCTGGAGTCGG CGAGACTTTCAGCCAGAACAATACGCGGGCCATCGATGAGATTTGGTATAAACGCGCCGTGGACCAACATTTTGTACGGGAGGAGAGCTTCGTTTACTCCGTGCCCTTCGATGCGGGTG AGAGCAATTCGGAGATCCTGGTGACCGCCAGCCATGCCGTTTTCCACAATGAGGGCGGCAAGACAGCGCCGGCGGCAGTTGTGGGCTTCCAGTTTCAGCACTCGGCGCTCTACAAACTCTTCCACAACATCACCGGCAAT GCCTGTGCCGTGGATGACAAAGACTGCTATATACTGGATAACAATGGCTATGTGGTCATATCGACGAGGGTCCACGAAACGGGGCGATTCTTCGGGGAGGTGAACGGAGCGATCATGAAGCGGCTGCTGGAGGAGAATGTCTACAAACAGGTCACCGTCTACGATTACCAGGCGGTGTGCTTCGAGTCCAAGAACGATAACAATGCGTCCAGCATGTTGCTTTCG CCCCTGTTCCATCTGCTGCGCGTGGGCAAATGGCTGCTGCATACGGCGCTGTGGTATATTGTGCAACTGTTGCAGTGGGCGCCCGGAGTGTCCAGCCATTATGCGGACATGTACGGCGACTCCAACGACACGGAGCCTCCGCCGCCGGAGCCGCATCCGGAGCACCATGCCCGCAACGGTAATGGGCATGGGAAGAAGGACGACGACCACTGGCTGCGCTACTTGACACTCCATCGCACACGGCTCAAACCGTGCGACATGAAGCGCGAACTTTACACGCTGTTCAAGGAGAAGGACAACGTTGTCTACAATATGACAGCCCATGCATGTGAGCGGCCATTTGTCGTCCTGCCCATCCCGTTCAGCAACCTCATCCTGCTGGTCATCGACCAGCTGTGTCCCCGGGACGGCACCGTCGTCCTAACGGTCAATCCGCAGCCGATCGACTACCACCTGTCGGTGAACGACTCGCTGGCCTGCTACAAGCAGGCTCGGGAGTTCAACCGCCAGCGGCCCCACAGCTGCATCAGTCGGCACGCGAAC
- the stj gene encoding voltage-dependent calcium channel subunit alpha-2/delta-3 isoform X4: protein MAWSRLLAWWRLCLGLLSVLVCLAPCVNLQPSENINYNLVHSWADKLGMELFHLGDFITRRKEVQESFKDAKVVSRNGASIVDSMAKEIEMMMDLKVSAVRRIMDTAENTALSHQNDMADKMFSYYSAKEMLEPGDPVPPIPTPAPDMDKDIGEPLIYVQPKVVVLEPRPEFHNTPVNFSVSSVHVPVNVFDRAPDVIKAIQWSENLDQIFRDNYKNDPTLSWQFFGSSTGFMRQFPASKWRKDVPVDLYDCRLRSWYMEAATSPKDIVILMDGSGSMLGQRLDIAKHVVNTILDTLGTNDFVNIFTFDKEVSPVVPCFEDTLIQANLGNIRELKEGIESFKPKSIANYTAALTKAFELLEETKLSSRGAQCNQAIMIIGDGAPENNREVFELHNWRDPPYKPVRVFTYLIGKEVANWDDIRWMACENQGYYVHLSDTAEVREMVLNYIPVMARPLVLGRHDHPVIWSQVYADIEDTKLSDYLWDINQCEYQKADVLEYWQVHDRMLEPSEMHRRKYRRMKETWNQPVDSNVYQFMTTVSMPIYDRRENANITEEVLINEALWELQTRETRIANILGVAGTDVPINEIKKLLSPFTLGVNGYAFIVTNNGYVLFHPDFRPIFQGYILKPSYNSVDMIEVELLDDDRSARDFNPVLMTIRDSIINQSTGSKWMLVKNHFDEMKRVARIKRQYYWTAIKKTPFTLVISYPEQYGVSHMDIRADQEIHRISIKGTNLRSVFSGKRWKIHPDWLFCKHSNRTFKTPEIELLYFLERMSEPGWRWPGSRSALPPEHAAAMFCDRQLMQALVFDARVTGWFSNNTSFNSKDDKGTSASSPIAVLMGLLPRNEFKQRFGVTVAFLATHSGLTRWHEFHSNAAEESGVGETFSQNNTRAIDEIWYKRAVDQHFVREESFVYSVPFDAGESNSEILVTASHAVFHNEGGKTAPAAVVGFQFQHSALYKLFHNITGNACAVDDKDCYILDNNGYVVISTRVHETGRFFGEVNGAIMKRLLEENVYKQVTVYDYQAVCFESKNDNNASSMLLSPLFHLLRVGKWLLHTALWYIVQLLQWAPGVSSHYADMYGDSNDTEPPPPEPHPEHHARNGNGHGKKDDDHWLRYLTLHRTRLKPCDMKRELYTLFKEKDNVVYNMTAHACERPFVVLPIPFSNLILLVIDQLCPRDGTVVLTVNPQPIDYHLSVNDSLACYKQAREFNRQRPHSCISRHANESGIKLCGKACSVYANLGLLLLCHILSRWL, encoded by the exons ATGGCCTGGTCGCGACTCCTGGCCTGGTGGCGCCTCTGCCTGGGCCTGCTCTCCGTCTTGGTCTGTTTGGCACCGTGCGTCAATCTGCAGCCCTCCGAGAACATCAACTATAATCT CGTTCATTCGTGGGCCGACAAACTGGGCATGGAGCTGTTTCATCTGGGCGATTTCATCACCAGGCGCAAGGAGGTGCAAGAG AGTTTCAAGGATGCGAAAGTTGTGTCGCGCAATGGCGCCTCCATTGTCGATTCGATGGCCAAGGAAATCGAAATGATGATGGACCTCAAAGTCAGTGCAGTGAGG CGGATTATGGACACGGCTGAGAATACGGCTCTGTCGCATCAGAATGATATGGCGGATAAGATGTTCTCCTACTACAGTGCCAAGGAAATGCTGGAGCCCGGCGATCCCGTACCGCCCATACCCACCCCGGCGCCCGATATGGACAAGGACATAGGCGAACCGCTAATCTACGTCCAGCCGAAGGTGGTGGTCCTGGAACCCCGACCGGAGTTTCACAACACACCGGTCAACTTCAGCGTCAGCTCGGTCCACGTGCCCGTCAATGTGTTTGATCGAG CACCGGATGTGATCAAAGCAATTCAGTGGTCGGAGAATTTGGATCAGATATTCCGCGACAATTACAAGAACGATCCGACATTGTCGTGGCAATTCTTTGGCAGTTCGACTGGCTTTATGCGTCAATTCCCTGCATCGAAGTGGCGAAAGGACGTACCGGTCGATCTATACGATTGCCGACTACGCTCCTGGTACATGGAGGCGGCGACGAGTCCGAAGGATATTGTTATCCTGATGGATGGATCCGGTTCAATGTTGGGACAGAGGCTAGATATCGCAAAGCATGTTGTCAATACGATACTCGATACATTAGGTACAAATGACTTTGTGAACATCTTCACCTTTGATAAGGAAGTGAGCCCAGTCGTCCCATGTTTCGAAGACACACTGATTCAA GCGAATCTGGGCAACATACGTGAACTGAAAGAAGGGATTGAATCGTTTAAACCCAAATCGATCGCCAATTATACCGCTGCATTGACAAAGGCATTCGAGCTATTGGAAGAGACCAAGTTGAGTTCGCGCGGGGCGCAGTGCAATCAGGCGATCATGATCATTGGCGACGGGGCGCCCGAGAACAATCGCGAGGTCTTCGAGTTGCACAATTGGCGGGACCCGCCGTACAAGCCGGTCCGAGTGTTCACCTACCTGATTGGCAAGGAGGTGGCCAATTGGGATGATATACGGTGGATGGCGTGCGAGAATCAGGGCTACTACGTCCACCTTAGCGATACAGCCGAGGTGCGTGAGATGGTCCTGAATTACATACCGGTTATGGCCAGGCCGCTCGTCTTGGGCAGGCACGATCACCCGGTGATTTGGTCGCAGGTCTATGCGGACATCGAG GACACAAAACTCTCCGACTATCTGTGGGACATCAACCAGTGCGAGTACCAAAAGGCCGACGTCCTCGAGTATTGGCAGGTGCACGACCGGATGCTGGAGCCCAGCGAAATGCACCGCCGGAAGTACAGACGGATGAAGGAG ACCTGGAACCAACCTGTGGACTCGAATGTGTACCAGTTCATGACCACCGTCTCGATGCCCATCTACGATCGGCGTGAGAATGCG AATATCACCGAAGaagttttaataaatgaaGCACTCTGGGAATTGCAAACACGTGAG ACTAGGATTGCGAATATACTGGGCGTGGCCGGCACAGATGTGCCtataaatgaaatcaaaaagcTGCTGTCGCCATTTACG CTTGGCGTGAATGGCTATGCGTTTATAGTAACCAACAATGGTTATGTACTATTCCATCCAGACTTTCGTCCAATT TTCCAAGGCTACATATTAAAGCCATCATACAATAGCGTTGACATGATTGAAGTCGAGCTGTTGGATGACGATCGGTCCGCCAGAGACTTTAATCCAGTGCTGATGACG ATAAGAGATTCCATAATCAATCAGTCGACAGGCAGCAAATGGATGTTGGTCAAAAATCATTTCGATGAAATG aaacgGGTGGCTCGCATAAAGCGACAATACTATTGGACGGCCATCAAGAAGACCCCCTTCACTCTGGTAATTTCCTATCCAGAACAGTATGGCGTGAGCCACATGGACATTCGAGCTGACCAGGAGATCCATCGCATCTCCATAAAGGGCACAAACTTACGCAGCGTCTTCAGTGGCAAGCGATGGAAAATACATCCCGATTG GCTATTTTGCAAGCACAGCAACAGGACATTCAAAACGCCAGAGATTGAACTGCTGTACTTTCTCGAGCGTATGTCTGAGCCTGGCTGGCGATGGCCGGGAAGTCGTAGCGCTTTGCCCCCGGAACACGCGGCCGCCATGTTCT GCGATCGACAGCTGATGCAGGCCTTGGTCTTCGATGCCCGAGTCACCGGGTGGTTCTCCAACAACACCAGCTTCAACTCCAAGGACGACAAGGG CACAAGCGCATCAAGCCCAATAGCCGTTCTAATGGGTTTGCTGCCAAG AAATGAATTCAAGCAGCGCTTTGGCGTCACCGTCGCCTTTTTGGCCACCCACAGTGGCCTCACCCGCTGGCACGAGTTCCACTCAAATGCTGCCGAGGAATCTGGAGTCGG CGAGACTTTCAGCCAGAACAATACGCGGGCCATCGATGAGATTTGGTATAAACGCGCCGTGGACCAACATTTTGTACGGGAGGAGAGCTTCGTTTACTCCGTGCCCTTCGATGCGGGTG AGAGCAATTCGGAGATCCTGGTGACCGCCAGCCATGCCGTTTTCCACAATGAGGGCGGCAAGACAGCGCCGGCGGCAGTTGTGGGCTTCCAGTTTCAGCACTCGGCGCTCTACAAACTCTTCCACAACATCACCGGCAAT GCCTGTGCCGTGGATGACAAAGACTGCTATATACTGGATAACAATGGCTATGTGGTCATATCGACGAGGGTCCACGAAACGGGGCGATTCTTCGGGGAGGTGAACGGAGCGATCATGAAGCGGCTGCTGGAGGAGAATGTCTACAAACAGGTCACCGTCTACGATTACCAGGCGGTGTGCTTCGAGTCCAAGAACGATAACAATGCGTCCAGCATGTTGCTTTCG CCCCTGTTCCATCTGCTGCGCGTGGGCAAATGGCTGCTGCATACGGCGCTGTGGTATATTGTGCAACTGTTGCAGTGGGCGCCCGGAGTGTCCAGCCATTATGCGGACATGTACGGCGACTCCAACGACACGGAGCCTCCGCCGCCGGAGCCGCATCCGGAGCACCATGCCCGCAACGGTAATGGGCATGGGAAGAAGGACGACGACCACTGGCTGCGCTACTTGACACTCCATCGCACACGGCTCAAACCGTGCGACATGAAGCGCGAACTTTACACGCTGTTCAAGGAGAAGGACAACGTTGTCTACAATATGACAGCCCATGCATGTGAGCGGCCATTTGTCGTCCTGCCCATCCCGTTCAGCAACCTCATCCTGCTGGTCATCGACCAGCTGTGTCCCCGGGACGGCACCGTCGTCCTAACGGTCAATCCGCAGCCGATCGACTACCACCTGTCGGTGAACGACTCGCTGGCCTGCTACAAGCAGGCTCGGGAGTTCAACCGCCAGCGGCCCCACAGCTGCATCAGTCGGCACGCGAAC
- the stj gene encoding voltage-dependent calcium channel subunit alpha-2/delta-3 isoform X3 gives MAWSRLLAWWRLCLGLLSVLVCLAPCVNLQPSENINYNLVHSWADKLGMELFHLGDFITRRKEVQESFKDAKVVSRNGASIVDSMAKEIEMMMDLKVSAVRRIMDTAENTALSHQNDMADKMFSYYSAKEMLEPGDPVPPIPTPAPDMDKDIGEPLIYVQPKVVVLEPRPEFHNTPVNFSVSSVHVPVNVFDRAPDVIKAIQWSENLDQIFRDNYKNDPTLSWQFFGSSTGFMRQFPASKWRKDVPVDLYDCRLRSWYMEAATSPKDIVILMDGSGSMLGQRLDIAKHVVNTILDTLGTNDFVNIFTFDKEVSPVVPCFEDTLIQANLGNIRELKEGIESFKPKSIANYTAALTKAFELLEETKLSSRGAQCNQAIMIIGDGAPENNREVFELHNWRDPPYKPVRVFTYLIGKEVANWDDIRWMACENQGYYVHLSDTAEVREMVLNYIPVMARPLVLGRHDHPVIWSQVYADIEDTKLSDYLWDINQCEYQKADVLEYWQVHDRMLEPSEMHRRKYRRMKETWNQPVDSNVYQFMTTVSMPIYDRRENANITEEVLINEALWELQTRETRIANILGVAGTDVPINEIKKLLSPFTLGVNGYAFIVTNNGYVLFHPDFRPIFQGYILKPSYNSVDMIEVELLDDDRSARDFNPVLMTIRDSIINQSTGSKWMLVKNHFDEMKRVARIKRQYYWTAIKKTPFTLVISYPEQYGVSHMDIRADQEIHRISIKGTNLRSVFSGKRWKIHPDWLFCKHSNRTFKTPEIELLYFLERMSEPGWRWPGSRSALPPEHAAAMFSNNSSTGRYPSINEKESYYCDRQLMQALVFDARVTGWFSNNTSFNSKDDKGNEFKQRFGVTVAFLATHSGLTRWHEFHSNAAEESGVGETFSQNNTRAIDEIWYKRAVDQHFVREESFVYSVPFDAGESNSEILVTASHAVFHNEGGKTAPAAVVGFQFQHSALYKLFHNITGNACAVDDKDCYILDNNGYVVISTRVHETGRFFGEVNGAIMKRLLEENVYKQVTVYDYQAVCFESKNDNNASSMLLSPLFHLLRVGKWLLHTALWYIVQLLQWAPGVSSHYADMYGDSNDTEPPPPEPHPEHHARNGNGHGKKDDDHWLRYLTLHRTRLKPCDMKRELYTLFKEKDNVVYNMTAHACERPFVVLPIPFSNLILLVIDQLCPRDGTVVLTVNPQPIDYHLSVNDSLACYKQAREFNRQRPHSCISRHANESGIKLCGKACSVYANLGLLLLCHILSRWL, from the exons ATGGCCTGGTCGCGACTCCTGGCCTGGTGGCGCCTCTGCCTGGGCCTGCTCTCCGTCTTGGTCTGTTTGGCACCGTGCGTCAATCTGCAGCCCTCCGAGAACATCAACTATAATCT CGTTCATTCGTGGGCCGACAAACTGGGCATGGAGCTGTTTCATCTGGGCGATTTCATCACCAGGCGCAAGGAGGTGCAAGAG AGTTTCAAGGATGCGAAAGTTGTGTCGCGCAATGGCGCCTCCATTGTCGATTCGATGGCCAAGGAAATCGAAATGATGATGGACCTCAAAGTCAGTGCAGTGAGG CGGATTATGGACACGGCTGAGAATACGGCTCTGTCGCATCAGAATGATATGGCGGATAAGATGTTCTCCTACTACAGTGCCAAGGAAATGCTGGAGCCCGGCGATCCCGTACCGCCCATACCCACCCCGGCGCCCGATATGGACAAGGACATAGGCGAACCGCTAATCTACGTCCAGCCGAAGGTGGTGGTCCTGGAACCCCGACCGGAGTTTCACAACACACCGGTCAACTTCAGCGTCAGCTCGGTCCACGTGCCCGTCAATGTGTTTGATCGAG CACCGGATGTGATCAAAGCAATTCAGTGGTCGGAGAATTTGGATCAGATATTCCGCGACAATTACAAGAACGATCCGACATTGTCGTGGCAATTCTTTGGCAGTTCGACTGGCTTTATGCGTCAATTCCCTGCATCGAAGTGGCGAAAGGACGTACCGGTCGATCTATACGATTGCCGACTACGCTCCTGGTACATGGAGGCGGCGACGAGTCCGAAGGATATTGTTATCCTGATGGATGGATCCGGTTCAATGTTGGGACAGAGGCTAGATATCGCAAAGCATGTTGTCAATACGATACTCGATACATTAGGTACAAATGACTTTGTGAACATCTTCACCTTTGATAAGGAAGTGAGCCCAGTCGTCCCATGTTTCGAAGACACACTGATTCAA GCGAATCTGGGCAACATACGTGAACTGAAAGAAGGGATTGAATCGTTTAAACCCAAATCGATCGCCAATTATACCGCTGCATTGACAAAGGCATTCGAGCTATTGGAAGAGACCAAGTTGAGTTCGCGCGGGGCGCAGTGCAATCAGGCGATCATGATCATTGGCGACGGGGCGCCCGAGAACAATCGCGAGGTCTTCGAGTTGCACAATTGGCGGGACCCGCCGTACAAGCCGGTCCGAGTGTTCACCTACCTGATTGGCAAGGAGGTGGCCAATTGGGATGATATACGGTGGATGGCGTGCGAGAATCAGGGCTACTACGTCCACCTTAGCGATACAGCCGAGGTGCGTGAGATGGTCCTGAATTACATACCGGTTATGGCCAGGCCGCTCGTCTTGGGCAGGCACGATCACCCGGTGATTTGGTCGCAGGTCTATGCGGACATCGAG GACACAAAACTCTCCGACTATCTGTGGGACATCAACCAGTGCGAGTACCAAAAGGCCGACGTCCTCGAGTATTGGCAGGTGCACGACCGGATGCTGGAGCCCAGCGAAATGCACCGCCGGAAGTACAGACGGATGAAGGAG ACCTGGAACCAACCTGTGGACTCGAATGTGTACCAGTTCATGACCACCGTCTCGATGCCCATCTACGATCGGCGTGAGAATGCG AATATCACCGAAGaagttttaataaatgaaGCACTCTGGGAATTGCAAACACGTGAG ACTAGGATTGCGAATATACTGGGCGTGGCCGGCACAGATGTGCCtataaatgaaatcaaaaagcTGCTGTCGCCATTTACG CTTGGCGTGAATGGCTATGCGTTTATAGTAACCAACAATGGTTATGTACTATTCCATCCAGACTTTCGTCCAATT TTCCAAGGCTACATATTAAAGCCATCATACAATAGCGTTGACATGATTGAAGTCGAGCTGTTGGATGACGATCGGTCCGCCAGAGACTTTAATCCAGTGCTGATGACG ATAAGAGATTCCATAATCAATCAGTCGACAGGCAGCAAATGGATGTTGGTCAAAAATCATTTCGATGAAATG aaacgGGTGGCTCGCATAAAGCGACAATACTATTGGACGGCCATCAAGAAGACCCCCTTCACTCTGGTAATTTCCTATCCAGAACAGTATGGCGTGAGCCACATGGACATTCGAGCTGACCAGGAGATCCATCGCATCTCCATAAAGGGCACAAACTTACGCAGCGTCTTCAGTGGCAAGCGATGGAAAATACATCCCGATTG GCTATTTTGCAAGCACAGCAACAGGACATTCAAAACGCCAGAGATTGAACTGCTGTACTTTCTCGAGCGTATGTCTGAGCCTGGCTGGCGATGGCCGGGAAGTCGTAGCGCTTTGCCCCCGGAACACGCGGCCGCCATGTTCT CTAACAACTCATCAACTGGCCGTTATCCATCAATCAATGAAAAAGAAAGCTACTATT GCGATCGACAGCTGATGCAGGCCTTGGTCTTCGATGCCCGAGTCACCGGGTGGTTCTCCAACAACACCAGCTTCAACTCCAAGGACGACAAGGG AAATGAATTCAAGCAGCGCTTTGGCGTCACCGTCGCCTTTTTGGCCACCCACAGTGGCCTCACCCGCTGGCACGAGTTCCACTCAAATGCTGCCGAGGAATCTGGAGTCGG CGAGACTTTCAGCCAGAACAATACGCGGGCCATCGATGAGATTTGGTATAAACGCGCCGTGGACCAACATTTTGTACGGGAGGAGAGCTTCGTTTACTCCGTGCCCTTCGATGCGGGTG AGAGCAATTCGGAGATCCTGGTGACCGCCAGCCATGCCGTTTTCCACAATGAGGGCGGCAAGACAGCGCCGGCGGCAGTTGTGGGCTTCCAGTTTCAGCACTCGGCGCTCTACAAACTCTTCCACAACATCACCGGCAAT GCCTGTGCCGTGGATGACAAAGACTGCTATATACTGGATAACAATGGCTATGTGGTCATATCGACGAGGGTCCACGAAACGGGGCGATTCTTCGGGGAGGTGAACGGAGCGATCATGAAGCGGCTGCTGGAGGAGAATGTCTACAAACAGGTCACCGTCTACGATTACCAGGCGGTGTGCTTCGAGTCCAAGAACGATAACAATGCGTCCAGCATGTTGCTTTCG CCCCTGTTCCATCTGCTGCGCGTGGGCAAATGGCTGCTGCATACGGCGCTGTGGTATATTGTGCAACTGTTGCAGTGGGCGCCCGGAGTGTCCAGCCATTATGCGGACATGTACGGCGACTCCAACGACACGGAGCCTCCGCCGCCGGAGCCGCATCCGGAGCACCATGCCCGCAACGGTAATGGGCATGGGAAGAAGGACGACGACCACTGGCTGCGCTACTTGACACTCCATCGCACACGGCTCAAACCGTGCGACATGAAGCGCGAACTTTACACGCTGTTCAAGGAGAAGGACAACGTTGTCTACAATATGACAGCCCATGCATGTGAGCGGCCATTTGTCGTCCTGCCCATCCCGTTCAGCAACCTCATCCTGCTGGTCATCGACCAGCTGTGTCCCCGGGACGGCACCGTCGTCCTAACGGTCAATCCGCAGCCGATCGACTACCACCTGTCGGTGAACGACTCGCTGGCCTGCTACAAGCAGGCTCGGGAGTTCAACCGCCAGCGGCCCCACAGCTGCATCAGTCGGCACGCGAAC